Proteins found in one Elgaria multicarinata webbii isolate HBS135686 ecotype San Diego chromosome 12, rElgMul1.1.pri, whole genome shotgun sequence genomic segment:
- the SLC37A4 gene encoding glucose-6-phosphate exchanger SLC37A4 isoform X1, which yields MAGKGFGYYRVVIFTAMYVGYTLYYFNRKTFSFVMPSIMEEIDLDKDDLGLITSSQSAAYAISKFISGVLSDQMSARWLFSSGLLLVGLVNVVFSWSSTVAFFAGLWFLNGLAQGLGWPPCGKVLRKWFEPSQFGTWWAILSTSMNLAGGLGPLVAALMALSYDWRTTLALSGSVCVAASFVCLLLIKNEPSDVGLPSIEPGPKKGKKGSSANDSTLAELLLSPYLWVLSTGYLVVFGVKTCCTDWGQLFLIQERGQSALVGSSYMSALEIGGLVGSIAAGYLSDRAVAWVGLSSYGNPRHALLLSMMAGMSASMYLFRVTVTAGSAKESNSWILVLHPLSNLVGLTEHELWILLLGAIFGFCSYGPIALFGVIANESAPSNLCGTSHAIVALMANVGGFLAGLPFSTIAKHYSWGTAFWVAEMTCTASTVAFFFLRNIRTKMGRVPKKLD from the exons ATGGCAGGAAAAGGCTTCGGCTATTATCGGGTGGTGATATTCACTGCCATGTACGTTGGTTACACCCTGTACTACTTCAACAGAAAAACGTTCTCGTTTGTGATGCCATCCATCATGGAAGAGATAGACCTCGATAAAGACGACTTGG GTCTCATCACCAGCAGCCAGTCCGCAGCCTACGCCATCAGCAAGTTCATTAGCGGGGTCCTTTCTGACCAAATGAGCGCCCGCTGGCTTTTCTCCTCCGGCCTCCTGTTGGTGGGCCTGGTCAACGTCGTCTTCTCTTGGAGCTCCACCGTTGCCTTCTTCGCAGGGCTGTGGTTCCTCAATGGGCTGGCCCAGGGCCTGGGCTGGCCCCCGTGTGGGAAGGTGCTGCGCAAG TGGTTTGAACCTTCCCAGTTTGGGACTTGGTGGGCAATCCTCTCCACCAGCATGAACCTGGCAGGGGGGCTGGGGCCCCTTGTGGCGGCTCTGATGGCGCTGAGCTACGACTGGCGCACAACCCTGGCCCTttctggctctgtgtgtgtggccGCCTCCTTTGTGTGCCTGCTCCTGATTAAGAACGAGCCCTCGGATGTGGGACTGCCTAGCATTGAGCCTGGGCCCAAGAAAGGGAAGAAGG GCTCGTCAGCAAATGACAGCACCCTTGCTGAGCTGCTGCTTTCCCCATACCTCTGGGTCCTGTCGACTGGCTACCTGGTTGTCTTTGGTGTGAAGACATGCTGTACAGACTGGGGGCAGCTATTTCTCATCCAGGAGAGAGGACAGTCTGCACTTGTGG GGAGTTCCTACATGAGCGCCTTGGAAATTGGGGGCCTGGTTGGAAGCATTGCAGCTGGCTATCTTTCAGATCGAGCAGTGGCATGG GTGGGCCTCTCCAGCTACGGGAACCCTCGCCAcgcccttctcctctccatgatGGCAGGCATGTCTGCGTCCATGTACCTCTTCCGGGTCACAGTCACAGCCGGCTCTGCCAAG gaaAGCAACTCTTGGATTCTAGTCCTCCATCCGCTTTCTAACCTTGTGGGCTTAACAGAACACGAG TTATGGATCCTGCTACTAGGAGCTATATTTGGATTTTGCTCTTATGGACCAATTGCTTTGTTTGGAGTAATAGCCAACGAGAGCGCACCATCAAACCTCTGTGGAACTTCTCACGCCATTGTCGCACTAATGGCAAATG ttgGAGGGTTCCTGGCTGGGCTGCCTTTCAGTACTATTGCCAAGCACTACAGCTGGGGGACAGCATTCTGGGTAGCAGAAATGACCTGCACTGCCAGCACGGTGGCGTTTTTCTTCCTGAGGAATATCCGCACCAAGATGGGTCGTGTGCCGAAGAAGCTTGACTGA
- the SLC37A4 gene encoding glucose-6-phosphate exchanger SLC37A4 isoform X2, protein MAGKGFGYYRVVIFTAMYVGYTLYYFNRKTFSFVMPSIMEEIDLDKDDLGLITSSQSAAYAISKFISGVLSDQMSARWLFSSGLLLVGLVNVVFSWSSTVAFFAGLWFLNGLAQGLGWPPCGKVLRKWFEPSQFGTWWAILSTSMNLAGGLGPLVAALMALSYDWRTTLALSGSVCVAASFVCLLLIKNEPSDVGLPSIEPGPKKGKKGSSANDSTLAELLLSPYLWVLSTGYLVVFGVKTCCTDWGQLFLIQERGQSALVGSSYMSALEIGGLVGSIAAGYLSDRAVAWVGLSSYGNPRHALLLSMMAGMSASMYLFRVTVTAGSAKLWILLLGAIFGFCSYGPIALFGVIANESAPSNLCGTSHAIVALMANVGGFLAGLPFSTIAKHYSWGTAFWVAEMTCTASTVAFFFLRNIRTKMGRVPKKLD, encoded by the exons ATGGCAGGAAAAGGCTTCGGCTATTATCGGGTGGTGATATTCACTGCCATGTACGTTGGTTACACCCTGTACTACTTCAACAGAAAAACGTTCTCGTTTGTGATGCCATCCATCATGGAAGAGATAGACCTCGATAAAGACGACTTGG GTCTCATCACCAGCAGCCAGTCCGCAGCCTACGCCATCAGCAAGTTCATTAGCGGGGTCCTTTCTGACCAAATGAGCGCCCGCTGGCTTTTCTCCTCCGGCCTCCTGTTGGTGGGCCTGGTCAACGTCGTCTTCTCTTGGAGCTCCACCGTTGCCTTCTTCGCAGGGCTGTGGTTCCTCAATGGGCTGGCCCAGGGCCTGGGCTGGCCCCCGTGTGGGAAGGTGCTGCGCAAG TGGTTTGAACCTTCCCAGTTTGGGACTTGGTGGGCAATCCTCTCCACCAGCATGAACCTGGCAGGGGGGCTGGGGCCCCTTGTGGCGGCTCTGATGGCGCTGAGCTACGACTGGCGCACAACCCTGGCCCTttctggctctgtgtgtgtggccGCCTCCTTTGTGTGCCTGCTCCTGATTAAGAACGAGCCCTCGGATGTGGGACTGCCTAGCATTGAGCCTGGGCCCAAGAAAGGGAAGAAGG GCTCGTCAGCAAATGACAGCACCCTTGCTGAGCTGCTGCTTTCCCCATACCTCTGGGTCCTGTCGACTGGCTACCTGGTTGTCTTTGGTGTGAAGACATGCTGTACAGACTGGGGGCAGCTATTTCTCATCCAGGAGAGAGGACAGTCTGCACTTGTGG GGAGTTCCTACATGAGCGCCTTGGAAATTGGGGGCCTGGTTGGAAGCATTGCAGCTGGCTATCTTTCAGATCGAGCAGTGGCATGG GTGGGCCTCTCCAGCTACGGGAACCCTCGCCAcgcccttctcctctccatgatGGCAGGCATGTCTGCGTCCATGTACCTCTTCCGGGTCACAGTCACAGCCGGCTCTGCCAAG TTATGGATCCTGCTACTAGGAGCTATATTTGGATTTTGCTCTTATGGACCAATTGCTTTGTTTGGAGTAATAGCCAACGAGAGCGCACCATCAAACCTCTGTGGAACTTCTCACGCCATTGTCGCACTAATGGCAAATG ttgGAGGGTTCCTGGCTGGGCTGCCTTTCAGTACTATTGCCAAGCACTACAGCTGGGGGACAGCATTCTGGGTAGCAGAAATGACCTGCACTGCCAGCACGGTGGCGTTTTTCTTCCTGAGGAATATCCGCACCAAGATGGGTCGTGTGCCGAAGAAGCTTGACTGA
- the TRAPPC4 gene encoding trafficking protein particle complex subunit 4: MAIFSVYVVNKAGGLIYQLDHYAPRAESEKTFSFPLDLVLRPHDEHVLVAFGQRDGIRVGHAVLAINGIDVNGRYTGDGRDVLEYLSNSANYPVSIRFGRPRLSSNEKLMLASMFHSLFAIGSQLSPEQGSSGIEMLETDTFKLHCFQTLTGIKFVVLADPRQSGIDSLLRKIYEIYSDFALKNPFYSLEMPIRCELFDQNLKLALEVAEKAGPFGPGL; the protein is encoded by the exons ATGGCCATCTTCAGCGTGTACGTGGTGAACAAGGCGGGCGGCCTCATCTACCAGCTGGACCACTACGCGCCGCGCGCCGAGTCCGAGAAGACCTTCAGCTTCCCGCTGGACCTGGTGCTGCGGCCGCACGACGAGCACGTCCTGGTGGCCTTCGGGCAGCGCGACGGCATCCGCG TGGGCCACGCGGTGCTGGCCATCAACGGCATCGACGTGAACGGCAGGTACACCGGCGACGGGAGAGATGTGCTGGAATACCTGAGCAACTCCGCCAACTACCCGGTGTCGATCCGCTTCGGCCGCCCTCGGCTTTCCTCCAACGAGAAGCTCATGCTGGCCTCCATGTTCCACTC GTTGTTCGCCATCGGGTCCCAACTGTCTCCTGAGCAGGGGAGCTCCGGAATTGAGATGCTGGAAACGGACACTTTCAAGCTGCACTGCTTTCAGACCCTGACAG GGATCAAATTTGTGGTGCTTGCTGACCCCCGGCAGTCTGGGATAGATTCCCTTTTGCGCAAGATCTATGAAATCTATTCAGACTTTGCTCTGAAAAATCCGTTTTACTCCTTGGAGATGCCGATCAG ATGTGAGCTCTTTGATCAGAACTTAAAGCTTGCGCTGGAGGTAGCAGAGAAAGCAGGACCCTTTGGGCCAGGATTATAG
- the RPS25 gene encoding small ribosomal subunit protein eS25 translates to MPPKDDKKKKDAGKSAKKDKDPVNKSGGKAKKKKWSKGKVRDKLNNLVLFDKATYDKLCKEVPNYKLITPAVVSERLKIRGSLARAALQELLSKGLIKLVSKHRAQVIYTRNTKGGDAPAAGEDA, encoded by the exons ATG CCGCCCAAGGAcgacaagaagaagaaggatgcGGGCAAGTCGGCCAAGAAGGACAAGGACCCCGTCAACAAGTCCGGTGGCAAAGCCAAGAAGAAG AAGTGGTCCAAAGGGAAAGTAAGAGACAAGTTGAACAACCTTGTTTTGTTTGACAAAGCCACTTATGACAAACTCTGCAAGGAGGTGCCAAACTACAAGCTCATCACACCAGCTGTGGTCTCTGAAAGGCTGAAGATTCGAGGTTCTTTGGCTAGAGCGGCACTCCAGGAGCTACTCAGCAAAG GTCTAATCAAACTCGTGTCCAAGCACAGAGCTCAGGTCATCTATACCCGAAACACCAAAGGGGGtgatgcaccagctgctggggaggaTGCGTGA
- the CENATAC gene encoding centrosomal AT-AC splicing factor: MADGAGPGAVPMATTLFRCPVCRCSAFAGRRSHLHSAGHQRRLRGALARLREKVDAARKTLRRAEVVPVAPAEHERPVWCVCCGQEVRRHLSHGGLTVLHGGLLQHLASPEHKKAVSVFWWENKADPSLKSHFLVSSEDYELFKASLSKALDAYDAKEDKVIQELAAHIREVEQSRQEMMEAILEPQTETCDGAAASAVNAFTGSLSDSAFGMEEQEQPGSSRSMTFFSKQPGREYRTVPDVDWLEAGQTLTFIGHQETAGEGNIHTGAKPPWLMDEEEGENQGQIGPSYEEFLKEKEKQKLKKLPPNRVGANFDHTSPTGEGWLPSFGRVWNQGRRWQSRHQFKVETGHKQPNAKRKRTETD; the protein is encoded by the exons ATGGCGGACGGCGCGGGGCCCGGCGCGGTTCCCATGGCGACGACGCTGTTCCGCTGCCCGGTGTGCCGATGCAGCGCCTTCGCCGGCCGCCGCAGCCACCTGCACAGCGCGGGGCACCAGCGCCGGCTCCGGGGCGCGCTGGCCCGCCTGCGGGAGAAG GTGGACGCAGCGCGGAAGACGCTCCGGCGCGCCGAGGTGGTGCCCGTCGCCCCCGCCGAGCACGAGCGGCCCGTCTGGTGCGTTTGCTGCGGGCAGGAGGTGAGGCGGCACCTGAGCCACGGCGGCCTGACGGTGCTCCACGGCGGCCTCTTGCAGCACCtggccag TCCTGAACATAAAAAAGCCGTCTCTGTGTTCTGGTGGgagaacaaagcagatcccaGCCTGAAGTCACACTTCCTGGTTTCCTCTGAAGATTATGAGCT GTTCAAAGCCTCACTCTCCAAAGCTCTGGATGCTTATGATGCCAAAGAAGACAAGGTCATCCAAGAG TTGGCAGCTCACATCCGAGAGGTGGAGCAGAGCCGGCAAGAAATGATGGAGGCCATCTTAGAG CCACAGACAGAGACGTGTGATggagctgctgcttctgctgttaaCGCCTTTACAGGGAGCCTAAG TGACTCTGCTTTTGGCATGGAAGAACAGGAGCAGCCTGGCTCAAGCAGGAGCATGACATTTTTCAGCAAACAGCCTGGACGTGAATACAGGACTGTGCCTGATGTGGACTGGCTGGAAGCAGGACAGACCTTAACTTTCATTGGCCACCAG GAAACGGCAGGGGAGGGCAACATTCACACAG GGGCCAAGCCTCCTTGGCTGATGGACGAGGAGGAGGGCGAAAACCAAGGGCAGATTGGACCATCATATGAAGAATTCCTCAAGGAAA AAGAGAAACAGAAGCTGAAGAAACTCCCACCCAACCGCGTTGGTGCCAACTTTGATCACACTTCTCCGACGGGAGAAGGGTGGCTTCCCTCCTTTGGGCGGGTCTGGAACCAGGGTAGGAGGTGGCAGTCCAG ACATCAGTTCAAAGTTGAAACAGGACATAAGCAGCCCAATGCTAAAAGGAAGAGGACAGAGACTGACTGA